A portion of the Bacteroides faecium genome contains these proteins:
- a CDS encoding FecR family protein — protein MDKDINDYTYGDLQGDIKLKSFIEHSTPAEIDISGIKKKAFLKMHQQERKSRQRRVLMYAGSVAATLLLLIGIKYIVTEDTMNGLSHMEVTELMADAYDEEVEVPVGEKMTLMLADGTKIIANSRTIVRYPKRFDGECREVYVKGEAYFDVAHDAEHPFLVHSDNFRVKVLGTRFNVNNYDTSDSQVVLVQGSVELKTTNNDRVRMKPNEMVNLQEGGFAEKRLVNTDEYTCWMQGMINLAGESVESVTQRLSHYYGVTILPDDKISANKLYGKLILGNRVKEVLQTIETMTQTRMKVHGDTIYLVKK, from the coding sequence ATGGATAAAGATATTAATGATTATACATATGGGGATTTGCAGGGCGACATCAAGTTGAAGTCGTTTATAGAACACAGTACCCCGGCCGAGATAGATATCTCCGGCATTAAGAAAAAAGCTTTTTTGAAAATGCATCAGCAAGAACGTAAATCCAGGCAGCGGCGCGTTTTGATGTATGCCGGTTCGGTGGCTGCTACGCTGCTTCTTTTAATAGGTATAAAATATATAGTTACAGAGGATACAATGAACGGTTTGTCCCACATGGAAGTTACGGAGTTGATGGCTGATGCATATGATGAAGAGGTGGAAGTGCCTGTGGGCGAAAAGATGACGTTGATGTTGGCTGACGGCACCAAGATTATAGCCAATTCACGTACGATTGTCCGCTATCCCAAACGTTTTGATGGTGAGTGCCGTGAGGTGTACGTGAAGGGTGAGGCTTATTTCGATGTGGCACACGATGCAGAGCATCCGTTTTTGGTTCATTCAGATAATTTCAGAGTGAAAGTACTTGGAACAAGATTTAATGTGAACAACTACGATACTTCGGATTCGCAAGTGGTATTGGTTCAAGGCTCGGTAGAACTAAAAACGACAAACAATGATCGGGTTCGTATGAAACCGAATGAAATGGTGAATTTGCAGGAGGGTGGTTTCGCTGAGAAGCGGTTAGTAAATACCGACGAATATACTTGTTGGATGCAGGGTATGATTAACCTGGCCGGTGAAAGTGTAGAGTCTGTCACCCAACGACTCAGTCATTATTATGGAGTGACGATTCTGCCTGATGATAAGATATCGGCTAATAAGCTTTATGGCAAGCTGATACTTGGTAATCGTGTGAAAGAAGTTTTGCAAACCATTGAAACCATGACGCAAACCCGTATGAAAGTTCATGGTGATACGATCTACTTAGTGAAGAAGTAA
- a CDS encoding RNA polymerase sigma factor, with translation MEDLERELLLISKGDELAFNSFMNRYSKRLYYHAFGILSNKEMAEEVVGDVFFEVWKLRKTLLEIASMLSWLNTIVYRKSISYLRKETKSNQEISFEELQNFSFPDMQNPMDDMLSREELQCLNEAIDSLPPKCKHVFFLAKLEQMPYAEIARMLQISLPTVNYHIGYAMNALRKRLVDG, from the coding sequence ATGGAAGACTTGGAAAGAGAACTTTTGTTGATTTCCAAAGGGGATGAGCTAGCTTTTAATAGTTTCATGAACCGATATTCGAAGAGATTATACTATCATGCCTTTGGTATCCTTAGTAATAAGGAAATGGCTGAAGAAGTGGTAGGCGATGTTTTCTTTGAAGTGTGGAAACTACGTAAGACGCTTTTGGAAATAGCCAGCATGTTGAGTTGGTTGAATACGATTGTATATCGTAAGTCAATCTCTTATTTGCGCAAGGAGACAAAGAGTAATCAAGAAATCTCTTTTGAGGAACTTCAGAATTTCTCTTTTCCCGATATGCAGAATCCGATGGATGACATGCTTTCACGTGAAGAACTCCAATGCTTGAATGAAGCAATTGATAGTTTGCCGCCCAAGTGCAAACATGTATTCTTTTTGGCAAAACTGGAACAAATGCCTTATGCGGAAATTGCGCGTATGCTGCAAATCTCGCTTCCTACTGTGAATTACCATATAGGATATGCTATGAATGCTTTGAGAAAGAGACTTGTGGACGGGTGA
- a CDS encoding glycoside hydrolase family 88/105 protein encodes MKKTLLLGISLLCATFIMATEIPFQKAEIKSIMRKVADWQIANPHPAPEHDDLNWPQGALYVGMVDWAELAEKEDGDDTYYKWLTHIGRRNCWQPDKRFYHADDIAVSQSFLDLYRKYKDEAMIIPTLARAEWIVNHPSEGSFKLIEGDLKTLERWTWCDALFMAPPVYAKLYMLTGEKKYIKFMNREYKATYDYLFDKEENLFYRDWRYFDKREANGKKVFWGRGNGWVLGGLVEILKELPKKDKNRQFYEELFVKLATRVAGLQHPDGFWHASLLDPTSYPSPETSCTTFIVYSIAYGINEGLLDKATYLPVMVKGWNALVSAVEPNGKLGYVQQIGADPKKVTRDMTEVYGVGAFLMAGNEIYKMAR; translated from the coding sequence ATGAAGAAAACACTTTTATTGGGAATATCCCTGTTATGTGCCACTTTTATAATGGCAACAGAGATTCCTTTTCAAAAAGCAGAAATTAAGTCTATCATGCGAAAGGTGGCGGATTGGCAGATTGCCAATCCCCATCCTGCCCCTGAACATGACGACTTGAATTGGCCGCAAGGCGCTCTTTATGTCGGCATGGTGGATTGGGCGGAACTGGCTGAAAAAGAAGACGGCGATGATACCTATTATAAGTGGCTCACCCATATAGGCCGGCGGAATTGCTGGCAGCCGGACAAACGGTTTTACCATGCCGATGATATCGCCGTATCGCAGTCCTTTCTGGATTTATACCGCAAGTACAAAGACGAAGCAATGATTATCCCTACACTCGCCCGTGCAGAATGGATTGTCAATCACCCGTCCGAAGGCAGTTTCAAACTGATAGAGGGAGACTTAAAGACTTTGGAACGTTGGACTTGGTGTGACGCTCTCTTTATGGCTCCCCCTGTATATGCCAAACTATATATGCTGACCGGAGAGAAAAAGTATATCAAATTTATGAATCGTGAGTATAAAGCGACTTATGATTACCTGTTCGATAAAGAAGAAAACCTGTTCTACCGTGACTGGCGTTATTTCGATAAGCGCGAAGCCAATGGCAAGAAAGTCTTCTGGGGACGTGGCAACGGTTGGGTGCTTGGCGGCCTGGTTGAAATATTAAAGGAACTGCCCAAGAAAGACAAGAACCGCCAATTCTATGAAGAATTGTTTGTAAAACTGGCTACACGTGTTGCCGGATTGCAGCATCCGGACGGTTTCTGGCATGCCAGTCTCTTGGACCCTACCTCTTATCCGTCACCGGAAACGAGTTGCACTACTTTCATTGTCTATTCCATTGCTTATGGAATAAACGAAGGCTTATTGGATAAGGCAACCTATCTTCCTGTGATGGTAAAAGGTTGGAATGCATTAGTCTCGGCTGTAGAACCGAATGGAAAACTGGGCTATGTGCAGCAAATCGGTGCCGACCCGAAGAAAGTGACTCGTGATATGACGGAAGTTTATGGAGTCGGCGCTTTCTTGATGGCGGGCAATGAAATCTACAAAATGGCGAGATAA
- a CDS encoding glycoside hydrolase family 3 N-terminal domain-containing protein: protein MRRKGLTFGVCLLGVACTLSAKDIKSAPLYKDAEAPIEKRVDDLLARMTLEEKILQLNQYTMGRNNNVNNIGEEVKKVPAEIGSLIYYDTNPTLRNNVQKKAMEESRLGIPIIFGYDAIHGFRTVYPISLGQACSWNPELVEKACAVTAQEARMSGVDWTFSPMIDVARDPRWGRVAEGYGEDPYANGVFAAASVRGYQGDDMSAEDRIAACLKHYIGYGASEAGRDYVYTEISAQTLWDTYLLPYEMGVKAGAATLMSSFNDISGIPGSANRYTMTEILKERWGHDGFIVSDWGAIEQLKNQGLAASKKEAAVYAFNAGLEMDMMSHAYDRHMKELVEEGKITMAQIDESVRRVLRVKFRLGLFERPYTPTTTEKERFFRPQSMDIAAQLAAESMVLLKNENGLLPLVNKKKIAVIGPMAKNGWDLLGSWCGHGKDTDVAMLYNGLVTEFAGTAELRYALGCNTQGNNRKGFEEALEAARWSDVVVLCLGEMMTWSGENASRSSIALPQIQEELAKELKKAGKPVVLILVNGRPLELNRLEPISDAILEIWQPGVNGAVPMAGILSGRINPSGKLAMTFPYSTGQIPIYYNRRKSGRGHQGFYKDITSDPLYPFGHGLSYTEFKYGTVTPSVTTVKRDGSLSVEVSVSNTGKRDGLETVHWFISDPYCSITRPVKELKHFEKQLIKAGETKVFRFDVDLERDLGFVDGNGKRFLEIGEYYILVKDQKVKIELID from the coding sequence ATGAGAAGAAAAGGATTAACTTTCGGTGTATGTCTGTTGGGAGTAGCATGTACCCTTTCGGCAAAAGATATAAAAAGTGCTCCTTTGTATAAGGATGCCGAAGCACCGATTGAAAAAAGAGTCGATGACTTGTTGGCACGCATGACTCTGGAAGAGAAAATTCTGCAACTGAACCAATATACCATGGGGCGGAATAACAATGTGAATAATATAGGAGAAGAGGTTAAGAAAGTGCCGGCAGAAATCGGTTCATTGATTTATTACGATACGAACCCTACTTTGCGTAATAACGTGCAAAAGAAGGCTATGGAAGAGTCTCGTTTGGGCATTCCTATTATTTTTGGTTACGATGCCATTCACGGATTCCGTACTGTATATCCTATTTCTTTGGGACAGGCTTGCTCATGGAATCCTGAATTGGTAGAGAAAGCATGCGCTGTTACTGCGCAAGAAGCCCGTATGTCGGGAGTGGACTGGACGTTCTCACCGATGATTGACGTGGCGCGTGACCCTCGTTGGGGACGTGTGGCCGAGGGATACGGAGAAGACCCGTATGCGAATGGAGTATTTGCCGCTGCTTCGGTGCGTGGTTATCAGGGAGATGATATGTCGGCCGAAGACCGTATAGCTGCCTGCCTGAAGCATTATATTGGTTATGGTGCTTCAGAAGCCGGACGTGATTATGTTTATACTGAAATCTCTGCGCAAACTCTTTGGGATACCTATCTGCTGCCTTATGAAATGGGAGTGAAGGCGGGGGCAGCTACTCTTATGAGCTCTTTTAATGACATTAGTGGAATTCCCGGATCAGCCAATCGCTATACGATGACGGAGATTCTGAAAGAACGTTGGGGACATGATGGGTTTATCGTTTCCGATTGGGGAGCAATCGAGCAACTGAAAAATCAGGGATTGGCAGCTAGCAAGAAAGAAGCGGCAGTCTATGCTTTCAATGCCGGTCTTGAGATGGATATGATGTCTCATGCTTACGACCGCCATATGAAAGAGCTCGTTGAAGAAGGAAAAATAACAATGGCTCAGATTGATGAATCAGTACGTCGTGTCTTGCGGGTCAAATTCCGTTTAGGCTTGTTTGAACGCCCTTATACTCCGACTACAACTGAGAAGGAACGTTTTTTTCGTCCGCAGAGTATGGATATCGCAGCCCAGCTTGCGGCAGAATCTATGGTATTGCTGAAAAACGAGAACGGGCTACTGCCGTTGGTAAATAAAAAGAAGATTGCCGTAATAGGGCCAATGGCAAAAAATGGCTGGGATTTGTTAGGCTCTTGGTGCGGTCATGGGAAAGATACGGATGTAGCAATGCTTTATAATGGATTGGTAACTGAGTTTGCTGGAACAGCCGAACTGCGTTATGCATTAGGTTGCAACACACAAGGAAATAATCGCAAAGGTTTTGAAGAGGCATTGGAAGCAGCCCGTTGGTCTGACGTAGTTGTTCTTTGTCTGGGCGAGATGATGACCTGGAGTGGTGAGAATGCTTCCCGTTCCTCTATTGCATTGCCTCAGATTCAGGAAGAACTGGCAAAAGAATTGAAGAAAGCCGGTAAACCAGTCGTATTGATATTGGTGAACGGACGCCCGTTAGAGTTGAACCGGTTAGAACCTATTTCTGATGCTATATTAGAAATTTGGCAGCCGGGTGTGAATGGTGCGGTTCCAATGGCGGGAATATTGTCAGGGCGTATCAACCCTTCCGGCAAACTTGCCATGACTTTCCCTTATTCGACAGGACAGATTCCTATTTATTATAACCGTCGTAAGAGCGGTCGCGGACATCAGGGCTTCTATAAGGACATTACAAGTGACCCGTTGTATCCGTTCGGTCACGGACTGAGCTATACAGAATTCAAGTATGGCACTGTTACTCCTTCTGTTACGACAGTCAAACGTGATGGAAGTCTTTCAGTAGAAGTTTCTGTCTCGAATACGGGAAAACGTGATGGCTTGGAAACGGTACATTGGTTTATCTCCGACCCTTATTGTTCTATTACCCGTCCGGTGAAAGAATTGAAACATTTTGAGAAGCAACTAATCAAGGCTGGTGAAACGAAAGTCTTTCGTTTTGACGTTGACCTGGAACGTGATTTGGGTTTTGTTGATGGGAACGGTAAACGATTTCTGGAAATCGGAGAATATTATATTCTGGTAAAAGACCAGAAAGTAAAGATAGAGCTAATAGACTAA
- a CDS encoding DUF4886 domain-containing protein has translation MKNVFFQNNIAWKYSMFLIFLFISNVFISSCSDDEVDNPIKGTHWMIVEDVVSLQTGDEMTINPIFSSTEAENLEYVWTSSDPEILKIIEDNGTNVKVEGMKAGKAFIKVESPGETKRLSKVISVTVKQSPLRILAIGNSFSQDAVEQYLYELLKAEGIEAVIGNMYIGGCSLETHWANANGNQAKYSYRKIENGSKTTKANTTLEAALKDDKWDYISLQQVSGKSGQYDTYKPYLSNLVNYVKGRAINKYMKLMLHQTWAYASYSNHADFKNYDNDQMTMYRAIVNAVNEAASDQKINIIIPAGTAIQNGRTSFIGDNFTRLDNGDATRYYHLETTYGRYTAACVWFEKITGKNVVGNTYAPKGLDEKTIKVAQTAAHMAVQSPNTVTELVDLKKRVDSDVLTAPIYVDFGSPTITSATPWNNYTSSVSAAPLLLSDAKANATNVSVRVAGGFTSVYNGTSGEPDKVMVADEVEFPMSAWKDGIIVSGTANAGDTEPATVEVTGLSSANKYNFTILAVRFGGSKAARTSEYTLKGKNTIGPKEIRTGLKLGTNDGEYATFEEVPYGEYITKFENVEPTADGKVVIEVVGLSGAATEGHLNALSIRQVQ, from the coding sequence ATGAAAAATGTATTTTTTCAAAATAACATAGCATGGAAATATAGCATGTTCCTGATATTCTTGTTTATAAGTAATGTGTTTATATCTTCTTGTTCCGACGATGAAGTAGACAATCCTATCAAGGGTACTCATTGGATGATTGTGGAAGATGTTGTTAGCTTGCAGACTGGCGATGAAATGACTATCAATCCAATTTTTAGCAGTACGGAAGCTGAAAACCTGGAATATGTATGGACATCTTCCGACCCGGAAATCCTGAAAATCATAGAGGATAATGGTACAAATGTAAAGGTTGAAGGAATGAAGGCAGGAAAGGCTTTCATCAAAGTGGAATCTCCGGGAGAGACGAAACGACTTTCTAAAGTAATATCCGTAACGGTTAAGCAATCTCCGCTTCGTATTTTGGCAATAGGTAATAGCTTCTCGCAAGATGCAGTCGAACAATATCTGTATGAATTGTTGAAAGCGGAAGGAATTGAAGCTGTTATCGGTAATATGTATATCGGAGGATGTTCTTTGGAAACTCATTGGGCTAATGCTAACGGTAATCAAGCAAAATATAGCTATCGTAAAATAGAGAACGGAAGCAAGACTACTAAGGCGAATACTACATTGGAAGCAGCTTTGAAAGATGATAAATGGGATTATATCAGTCTTCAGCAAGTGAGTGGAAAGTCCGGACAGTATGATACATACAAGCCTTATTTAAGTAATCTGGTTAATTATGTGAAAGGCCGCGCCATTAACAAATATATGAAGTTGATGTTGCATCAGACTTGGGCTTACGCGTCTTATTCAAATCATGCTGATTTTAAAAATTATGATAATGATCAGATGACAATGTACAGAGCTATCGTTAATGCAGTAAATGAAGCCGCATCCGACCAAAAAATCAATATAATCATTCCTGCAGGAACAGCTATTCAGAATGGACGTACTTCCTTTATCGGTGACAATTTCACTCGTCTTGACAATGGTGACGCTACGAGATACTATCATTTGGAAACAACTTATGGACGCTATACTGCTGCTTGTGTTTGGTTTGAGAAGATTACGGGAAAGAATGTAGTAGGTAATACGTATGCTCCGAAAGGGTTGGATGAGAAAACGATAAAGGTTGCTCAAACTGCAGCTCATATGGCTGTACAGAGCCCGAATACAGTGACCGAATTGGTTGATTTAAAGAAACGCGTTGATTCGGATGTACTGACTGCTCCTATTTATGTTGATTTTGGTAGCCCGACAATAACTTCCGCTACTCCATGGAATAATTATACTTCTTCCGTAAGTGCCGCTCCATTGTTATTGTCTGATGCAAAGGCTAATGCTACAAACGTAAGCGTGAGAGTAGCTGGCGGATTTACTTCTGTATATAATGGAACATCCGGAGAACCGGATAAGGTAATGGTTGCGGATGAGGTGGAATTTCCTATGTCAGCATGGAAGGATGGAATTATTGTAAGTGGAACTGCTAACGCTGGAGATACTGAACCGGCAACAGTTGAAGTGACAGGTTTGAGTTCTGCCAATAAATATAATTTCACGATATTGGCTGTACGCTTTGGTGGTAGCAAGGCAGCCCGTACATCTGAATATACGTTGAAAGGAAAAAACACTATCGGTCCGAAAGAGATAAGAACAGGTTTGAAGTTAGGTACTAATGATGGAGAGTATGCAACTTTTGAAGAAGTTCCTTATGGAGAATATATCACTAAGTTTGAAAATGTAGAACCAACAGCTGACGGTAAAGTCGTTATTGAGGTTGTTGGCTTGAGTGGAGCTGCGACAGAGGGGCATTTAAATGCATTGTCTATAAGGCAGGTACAGTAA
- a CDS encoding DUF4832 domain-containing protein, with product MKSWSIALLLFCSANLSACSGGDNNGDEGNGNGELPAGNVTVKITPDKKTVLRNPLNGWVIYMGRGWDENFWTTEGYDNVSVPELAEPVKVSDYASTCYIRTSWSSLEPEEGKYIWKDPTARLTRLLKSVLERGMRLSFRIVVDGRDQGLNTPQYVFDAGAHWYKDPGPTNEETALARKSPFPDDKVFQEKYTKFIEALAQEFNDPDKVDFIDAYGLGKWGEAHTMIYEDHSKKKQVFEWITDLYSRCFTKVPLVINYHRLIGAENTSGWGALDPETEGLLESAINKGYSLRHDAFGMNGYYQDWEKQFAARWNYKRPIIMEGGWIVNQHRYWLDPMGYREGHPEDVRQGEFDASAEARVNMMDFRAGSETMSWFKCFGLVQRFVTEGGYRLYPDMVSLPKDVKSGEKITIVHRWNNMGWGYCPTNIPQWNQRYKVAFALLDDKNEVKKVFVDNQTDLSTWLKNKPTTYNFDLTLKGVSVGAYKWAVGLVDTTKDNTIGLRMAVKNNLLDSGWVKLMDITVK from the coding sequence ATGAAAAGTTGGAGCATAGCTCTCTTGCTTTTCTGTTCAGCAAATTTATCCGCATGTTCGGGTGGTGATAATAATGGTGATGAAGGAAATGGAAATGGTGAACTGCCTGCCGGTAATGTCACAGTGAAAATCACTCCAGATAAGAAAACTGTATTACGTAATCCGTTGAATGGCTGGGTGATCTATATGGGGCGTGGTTGGGATGAAAATTTCTGGACAACAGAAGGTTACGATAATGTTTCCGTGCCGGAGTTGGCAGAACCGGTAAAGGTTTCCGACTATGCCAGTACATGTTATATACGGACAAGTTGGAGCTCATTGGAGCCGGAAGAAGGGAAATATATCTGGAAAGATCCGACTGCCCGTTTAACCAGATTACTGAAAAGTGTTTTGGAGCGTGGGATGCGTTTGTCTTTCAGAATCGTAGTGGATGGACGTGACCAGGGACTAAACACTCCCCAATATGTTTTTGACGCCGGTGCACATTGGTATAAAGATCCGGGACCAACAAACGAGGAGACTGCATTAGCGCGTAAATCACCTTTTCCCGATGATAAGGTTTTTCAGGAAAAATATACTAAGTTCATAGAAGCACTTGCACAGGAATTTAATGACCCGGATAAAGTCGATTTTATAGATGCTTACGGATTAGGAAAGTGGGGTGAAGCACACACGATGATTTATGAAGATCATTCAAAAAAGAAACAGGTTTTCGAATGGATTACAGATTTGTATTCCCGATGCTTTACCAAGGTGCCGTTGGTAATTAACTACCATCGTCTGATTGGTGCTGAAAACACTTCTGGCTGGGGGGCTTTAGATCCTGAAACGGAAGGTTTGCTTGAGAGTGCTATAAACAAAGGATATAGTTTGCGTCATGATGCTTTTGGGATGAATGGTTATTACCAAGATTGGGAAAAGCAGTTTGCAGCCCGTTGGAATTATAAACGTCCTATCATTATGGAAGGAGGTTGGATCGTAAATCAGCATCGTTATTGGCTTGATCCTATGGGTTATCGCGAAGGGCATCCGGAAGATGTACGTCAGGGAGAATTTGATGCTTCGGCTGAGGCACGGGTCAATATGATGGACTTTCGTGCAGGAAGCGAAACCATGTCTTGGTTCAAGTGTTTCGGACTGGTACAGCGTTTTGTTACCGAAGGTGGTTATCGTCTATATCCTGATATGGTTTCATTGCCTAAAGATGTTAAGAGTGGCGAGAAAATAACGATTGTTCATCGTTGGAATAATATGGGATGGGGGTATTGTCCCACTAATATTCCGCAATGGAATCAACGCTATAAAGTAGCATTTGCTTTGTTGGATGATAAGAACGAAGTAAAAAAGGTATTTGTTGATAACCAAACAGATTTATCTACATGGTTGAAGAACAAGCCGACTACTTATAATTTTGATTTGACATTGAAGGGAGTGTCCGTAGGTGCTTATAAGTGGGCGGTAGGTCTTGTGGATACCACTAAAGATAATACAATCGGATTGCGGATGGCAGTCAAGAATAACCTGTTAGACTCCGGTTGGGTGAAACTGATGGATATAACGGTTAAGTAA
- a CDS encoding SusE domain-containing protein: MRKIISFYNILPLFVLTCLSACNDDDNVNNSDFFAATETLEVHASSTNIELDGNEPNKVVLTFDWTEARQMPEEYSVTYVTKLDIEGNDFASSVRTEEDEGVFSRSYTTEQLQKLLVEKWGRTYTKPATLQFRVLAKWDGGSKYAMPEVRTINVDVRPYKPIVFDADKVFLEGDAVGADKTQMTLTQENEYLYAALLDLKPGVLKIPVEFEGETNYISPESGDDVALSTDKIDTLSVVMRQKGSAVGWKITETGEHRVVVDMQAKTVAVYPPSKQLEPLTLEWRYNGSAAEDIITTTVTNLWLHGNINGWGTPVDGNFTPSLADPQVLVHKGTPISGSQIKFLIANISGKANNTYCFSPALLNGLRQQKTLTYGVSQAITGGADGEQRNSYFNVPSSTLVVLDLRNKKIVAYK, translated from the coding sequence ATGAGAAAAATTATATCATTTTATAATATACTGCCGTTATTTGTTCTGACTTGTTTAAGTGCATGCAATGATGATGATAATGTGAACAACAGTGATTTCTTTGCTGCTACGGAAACATTGGAAGTACATGCATCAAGTACAAATATCGAACTCGACGGTAACGAACCTAATAAGGTGGTTTTGACTTTTGATTGGACAGAAGCACGCCAGATGCCGGAAGAATATTCAGTCACTTATGTCACAAAGTTGGATATTGAAGGCAATGATTTTGCATCCAGTGTGCGCACAGAAGAGGATGAAGGTGTTTTTTCCAGAAGCTATACGACCGAGCAATTGCAGAAGCTGTTGGTAGAAAAGTGGGGAAGAACTTACACTAAACCTGCTACTTTGCAGTTTCGTGTACTTGCCAAATGGGATGGTGGTTCTAAATATGCGATGCCTGAAGTGAGAACAATCAATGTAGATGTTCGTCCTTATAAACCTATTGTGTTTGATGCCGATAAAGTATTCCTGGAAGGTGATGCGGTAGGTGCAGATAAAACACAAATGACACTGACACAGGAAAATGAATATCTGTATGCGGCTTTGTTGGATTTGAAACCGGGGGTCTTGAAGATACCTGTCGAGTTTGAAGGTGAGACTAATTATATCAGTCCCGAAAGTGGGGATGATGTTGCATTGTCAACCGATAAAATAGATACGCTATCTGTAGTCATGAGACAAAAAGGAAGTGCTGTCGGATGGAAGATTACAGAAACAGGTGAGCATCGCGTTGTTGTTGATATGCAAGCGAAAACTGTCGCTGTCTATCCGCCAAGTAAACAACTGGAACCATTGACACTCGAATGGCGATATAATGGAAGTGCTGCAGAAGATATAATAACTACTACTGTAACGAACTTGTGGTTGCATGGTAATATAAATGGCTGGGGTACACCTGTAGATGGGAACTTTACGCCAAGTTTGGCCGACCCGCAAGTACTTGTACATAAGGGTACTCCGATATCGGGAAGCCAAATAAAGTTCCTTATAGCAAATATAAGCGGTAAAGCAAATAATACTTATTGCTTCTCTCCTGCATTATTGAATGGGCTGCGCCAACAAAAGACGCTTACATATGGTGTGTCTCAGGCGATTACTGGAGGAGCTGATGGTGAACAGCGTAACTCATACTTTAATGTTCCGTCAAGTACTCTTGTTGTTTTAGACTTGCGAAATAAAAAGATTGTAGCATATAAATAA